A single region of the Arthrobacter sp. zg-Y20 genome encodes:
- a CDS encoding RDD family protein, with protein sequence MSSIVTGEAVVLELRPAGFAPRMLSALIDVAASVVVFVLLVLALGGIAANADESLFQALLVGSVVLVFVVAPAVVEAASRGKSLGRLALGLRIVRDDGGAVRFRHAIIRSVTAVLEIYTLSGALAVFVAVFNDKSKRLGDVLAGTYALQERLPAAAPPPVLTPPELAGWARLADLGRLPDPLSFRISRFLAQTGGMSGPARTALAAELAAETVPYVSPQPPMGTHPEAYLRAVTGERRDRDFVRLHRARGSAAVLAARLHRTPFSR encoded by the coding sequence GTGAGCAGCATTGTTACCGGCGAGGCAGTGGTCCTGGAGCTCCGCCCTGCCGGTTTCGCGCCCCGGATGCTTAGTGCCCTCATCGACGTTGCCGCCTCCGTCGTGGTATTTGTGCTCCTTGTGCTGGCGCTCGGCGGGATTGCCGCCAACGCGGATGAATCCCTCTTCCAGGCACTTCTGGTGGGGTCCGTGGTGCTCGTGTTCGTTGTGGCTCCAGCCGTCGTCGAAGCGGCCAGCCGCGGCAAATCGCTGGGGCGGCTGGCCCTGGGGCTGCGCATAGTGCGCGACGACGGCGGTGCGGTCCGGTTCCGGCACGCCATCATCCGGTCGGTCACGGCCGTGCTGGAAATCTATACGCTCTCCGGTGCCCTGGCGGTTTTCGTGGCCGTCTTCAATGACAAGTCCAAACGGCTCGGCGACGTGCTGGCCGGAACCTATGCCTTGCAGGAGCGGCTCCCGGCCGCCGCACCGCCTCCGGTGCTGACCCCGCCCGAACTTGCCGGGTGGGCGCGTTTGGCCGACCTTGGCCGGCTCCCCGATCCCCTGTCCTTCCGGATCTCCCGGTTCCTGGCGCAGACCGGCGGGATGTCCGGGCCCGCCAGGACCGCGCTTGCCGCCGAACTGGCAGCGGAAACGGTGCCTTACGTGTCGCCGCAGCCACCCATGGGCACCCACCCCGAGGCGTACCTGCGGGCCGTGACCGGAGAGCGGCGGGATCGGGACTTTGTACGTCTGCACCGGGCCCGCGGATCCGCTGCAGTGCTGGCCGCACGGCTGCACCGGACGCCGTTCAGCCGTTAG
- the ahcY gene encoding adenosylhomocysteinase, producing MDFKVADLSLAEAGRHQIRLAEHEMPGLMALRREYGPGQPLAGARIAGSLHMTVQTAVLIETLTALGAEVRWASCNIFSTQDEAAAAVVVGEGTPDNPAGVPVFAWKNESLEDYWWTAEQILTWPEGSGGPNMILDDGGDATLLLHKGVEFEAAGFVPENPQADDDGYSYEFTVILDRLRRSLAEHPGKWTAIAKGIRGVTEETTTGVLRLYQLAAEGKLLFPAINVNDSVTKSKFDNKYGIRHSLPDGLNRATDTLIGGKVAVVCGYGDVGKGAAEALRGQGARVIVTEIDPICALQAAMDGYQVARLESVLDQGDIFITTTGNKDIIMARHMAAMKHQAIVGNVGHFDNEIDMAGLARVPGIRKVEIKPQVHEWVFDEGTDEQRSIIVLSEGRLLNLGNATGHPSFVMSNSFANQTIAQVELFTRHGDGTYANQVYVLPKVLDEKVARLHLSALGVELTELTKSQADYLGVDVAGPFKPDHYRY from the coding sequence ATGGATTTCAAAGTCGCCGACCTGTCCCTGGCAGAAGCTGGACGCCACCAGATCCGCCTGGCCGAACACGAGATGCCCGGGCTGATGGCGCTGCGCCGCGAATACGGTCCCGGCCAGCCGCTGGCCGGAGCACGCATTGCAGGATCCCTGCACATGACGGTGCAGACCGCTGTGCTGATCGAGACCCTCACGGCCCTGGGGGCCGAAGTGCGCTGGGCGTCCTGCAACATCTTCTCCACCCAGGACGAAGCCGCCGCCGCAGTAGTGGTGGGGGAGGGTACCCCGGACAACCCGGCAGGGGTGCCGGTATTCGCCTGGAAGAACGAATCGCTTGAGGACTACTGGTGGACAGCGGAACAGATCCTCACCTGGCCAGAGGGCTCCGGCGGACCGAACATGATCCTGGACGACGGCGGTGACGCGACGCTGCTGCTGCACAAGGGAGTGGAGTTCGAAGCAGCCGGGTTCGTGCCGGAGAATCCGCAGGCGGACGATGACGGCTACTCCTACGAGTTCACGGTCATTTTGGACCGGCTGCGCCGCAGCCTCGCCGAGCACCCCGGCAAATGGACCGCAATCGCCAAGGGTATCCGCGGCGTCACCGAAGAAACCACCACCGGTGTCCTGCGGCTGTACCAGCTTGCAGCCGAAGGCAAACTGCTGTTCCCGGCCATCAACGTCAACGACTCCGTCACCAAATCCAAGTTCGACAACAAGTACGGCATCCGGCACTCGCTGCCGGACGGGCTGAACCGGGCCACGGACACGCTGATCGGCGGCAAGGTCGCCGTTGTCTGCGGCTACGGCGACGTCGGGAAAGGCGCCGCGGAAGCACTGCGCGGCCAGGGCGCGCGCGTCATCGTGACGGAAATCGACCCCATCTGCGCCCTGCAGGCGGCCATGGACGGCTACCAGGTGGCCCGGCTGGAATCCGTGCTGGACCAAGGCGACATCTTCATCACCACCACGGGCAACAAGGACATCATCATGGCCCGGCACATGGCTGCCATGAAGCACCAGGCCATTGTGGGCAACGTGGGCCACTTCGACAACGAGATCGACATGGCCGGGCTGGCCCGGGTCCCGGGTATCCGCAAGGTCGAAATCAAGCCGCAGGTACATGAATGGGTCTTCGATGAAGGCACGGACGAACAGCGCAGCATCATCGTGCTCTCCGAAGGCCGGCTGCTGAACCTGGGCAACGCCACCGGCCACCCCTCGTTTGTGATGAGCAATTCCTTCGCCAACCAGACCATTGCCCAGGTTGAGCTCTTCACCCGCCACGGCGACGGGACCTATGCCAACCAGGTGTACGTGCTGCCCAAAGTCCTGGACGAGAAAGTGGCCCGCCTGCACCTGTCCGCCCTCGGCGTCGAGCTGACTGAGCTCACCAAAAGCCAGGCCGACTACCTGGGCGTGGATGTCGCAGGTCCCTTCAAACCGGACCATTACCGGTACTGA
- a CDS encoding DUF3499 domain-containing protein, with the protein MESLRQCSRSACRQPAVATLTYVYADSTAVLGPLATYAEPHCYDLCAGHSARLTAPMGWELVRLNLDGQSRTPTSDELSALVDAVRERFAETPAEDDDEPKRSGKHALEPPADVPGSRRAHLRVLREQN; encoded by the coding sequence GTGGAATCCTTACGTCAGTGCTCCAGATCAGCATGCCGCCAGCCGGCGGTTGCAACCCTGACATACGTCTACGCCGATTCCACTGCAGTGCTGGGGCCGCTCGCAACGTACGCCGAGCCCCATTGTTACGATTTGTGTGCCGGCCATTCCGCCCGCCTCACCGCCCCCATGGGATGGGAGCTGGTCCGGCTGAACCTGGACGGACAGTCCCGGACACCGACCAGCGACGAACTGTCGGCCCTTGTGGACGCCGTACGGGAGCGGTTCGCCGAGACCCCGGCGGAGGACGACGATGAGCCCAAGCGCAGCGGCAAGCATGCGTTGGAGCCGCCCGCTGACGTCCCCGGGTCGCGCCGCGCGCACCTGCGGGTCCTGCGCGAACAGAACTAG
- a CDS encoding stage II sporulation protein M, with translation MDLDAFTAVHGADWMRLDELTARRRLSGPEADELLRLYQRASTHLSIVRSVAPEGPLSAGLSMRLARARTKFTGNRSAALTDLSRFFLYSLPAAFYRVRWLTAAIGAAFVLVAWLSGWWSLNTPGVLAAMGTEAEMRQYAEEDFVDYYNPSAGFAGMVWTNNAWIALQSVAFGVTGVWVPWILLQNAVNVGMSGALLAAHGRLDVFFTYILPHGFMELTAIFIAGAAGLRIFWALVAPGRTPRMAALAREGRSLITVGLGLILVLFVSGLVEGFVTPSPLPAWLRLSIGFLVFCAYWAYTLILGGRAYRAGHRGDLAARDAGAEALTA, from the coding sequence GTGGACCTGGATGCCTTCACCGCCGTGCACGGTGCCGATTGGATGCGCCTCGACGAGCTCACTGCCCGACGCCGCCTCAGCGGCCCCGAAGCGGATGAGCTCCTTCGGCTGTACCAGCGCGCTTCAACACACCTGTCCATAGTGCGCTCCGTGGCCCCGGAAGGGCCTTTGTCCGCTGGGCTTTCGATGCGCCTGGCGAGGGCGCGTACGAAGTTCACCGGCAACCGCTCCGCCGCGCTCACGGACCTCTCACGCTTCTTCCTGTACTCCCTCCCTGCCGCGTTCTACCGGGTGCGCTGGCTCACCGCCGCCATCGGGGCAGCGTTTGTCCTGGTGGCCTGGCTGAGCGGGTGGTGGTCGCTTAACACCCCCGGAGTATTGGCAGCCATGGGCACGGAGGCTGAAATGCGCCAATACGCCGAAGAAGATTTCGTGGACTACTACAACCCGTCCGCCGGCTTCGCCGGAATGGTCTGGACCAACAACGCCTGGATCGCCCTCCAGTCGGTGGCCTTCGGCGTCACCGGAGTGTGGGTGCCGTGGATCCTCCTGCAAAACGCCGTGAATGTGGGGATGTCCGGCGCGTTGCTGGCGGCGCACGGGCGCCTGGATGTCTTTTTCACGTACATCCTTCCGCACGGTTTTATGGAACTGACCGCCATCTTCATAGCCGGGGCCGCAGGACTGCGGATCTTCTGGGCCCTGGTTGCGCCGGGCCGGACGCCGCGCATGGCAGCGCTGGCCAGGGAAGGACGCTCCCTGATAACCGTGGGCCTTGGCCTCATCCTGGTGCTGTTTGTATCCGGGTTGGTGGAAGGGTTCGTGACCCCAAGCCCGCTGCCTGCATGGCTGCGCCTTTCAATTGGGTTCCTGGTGTTCTGTGCTTACTGGGCTTACACCCTGATCCTGGGCGGCAGGGCCTACCGTGCCGGACACCGGGGGGACCTTGCCGCGCGCGACGCCGGCGCCGAGGCGCTGACTGCCTAA
- a CDS encoding WhiB family transcriptional regulator: protein MGQAEESQDSTVIAEQATASYGSRGVPVDWYVDPADPAAAERYRRDTAGSIEDQATAFLAAHQALAEAPEEEETVLDPPVSLFPAAPETRPVWIGLPGLGQDYADEGELGWQADALCAQTDPEAFFPEKGGSTRDAKKVCAACNVRSQCLEYALANDERFGIWGGLSERERRRLRKQAV from the coding sequence ATGGGGCAAGCAGAAGAATCGCAGGACAGTACCGTCATTGCTGAGCAGGCCACCGCCAGCTACGGTTCACGGGGCGTCCCCGTTGACTGGTACGTGGATCCCGCTGATCCGGCTGCTGCCGAGCGGTACCGGCGGGATACTGCCGGTTCGATTGAGGACCAGGCCACTGCCTTCCTCGCTGCCCACCAGGCGCTGGCTGAAGCCCCGGAGGAAGAGGAAACCGTCCTCGACCCGCCGGTCTCATTGTTCCCCGCGGCACCTGAAACCCGGCCCGTCTGGATCGGGCTTCCCGGCCTCGGCCAAGACTACGCGGACGAGGGCGAGCTTGGCTGGCAGGCGGACGCACTGTGCGCCCAGACCGATCCAGAGGCGTTCTTCCCCGAAAAGGGCGGGTCCACCCGCGACGCGAAGAAGGTCTGCGCCGCATGCAATGTCCGGTCACAGTGCCTGGAATACGCACTGGCCAACGATGAGCGGTTCGGCATCTGGGGCGGTCTGTCCGAGCGTGAACGCCGCCGGCTTCGGAAGCAGGCAGTCTAA
- a CDS encoding DUF5719 family protein: MSETKSSPEGQPTARDQTVKERRRKTAPARPSRARAAGRWSGGVLLLACAGAFVAGSSLAGTGTAGRAVDVPYAEVPAGPLTGVCPEPLRLLSGNVAGTDAEFSAESSSARSVVNAVVLPAAGNPLPAASLASVKDGSVLLRMGGGTQVPLAGTRTAGVARDQQVSAATVLSADPKGALQPTAGAAMTYAATDGDLSGLAAANCQPPANDQWLVGARTTVGATAVLQLTNASQTAAAVDLELYGPAGPLDGPGTRGISVAPGQTRSVVLAGLAANQEALAVRVRSSGGPVSAVISQSLLRGLTPGGVELIQPTTAPRPNQVVGGVFIQNPEATRKLAAVDGYASVTPSLQVAVPGATDAVVNVRVFSAAGEVNLEGGGSYNAAAGTVTKLPLDSLPEGTYTLDISSDVSVVAAAVVTRGTDAGAGTDLAVASAGERVGSEHLAVLASANTVLSFAAPAGAAELSLAAVSADGSLQAEKILPLSAGSTTAVLPADLGTSPVAVLVRATGAPVYGAQVVTEGDRGLSVLVLPKGNAGANRVQVGVGN, translated from the coding sequence ATGAGCGAAACGAAGTCCAGCCCTGAAGGCCAGCCCACCGCACGCGATCAGACCGTGAAGGAACGGCGGCGGAAGACCGCTCCCGCGCGGCCTTCCCGGGCACGGGCAGCGGGCCGCTGGTCCGGCGGAGTCCTGCTGCTGGCCTGTGCCGGAGCGTTTGTGGCCGGTTCCAGCCTGGCCGGTACCGGTACAGCCGGCCGCGCCGTGGACGTACCGTACGCGGAGGTGCCGGCCGGGCCGCTGACCGGGGTATGCCCGGAACCCCTGCGGCTGCTCTCGGGCAACGTGGCCGGCACCGATGCCGAATTCAGTGCCGAGTCCTCGTCCGCACGCAGCGTGGTTAACGCCGTCGTCCTTCCGGCAGCAGGCAACCCGCTGCCCGCCGCGTCTTTGGCGTCCGTCAAGGACGGCTCCGTACTGCTGCGCATGGGCGGAGGAACTCAGGTGCCGCTGGCCGGCACCCGGACTGCCGGCGTCGCCCGGGACCAGCAGGTCTCGGCGGCAACCGTACTCAGCGCCGATCCCAAGGGAGCCCTGCAGCCGACCGCCGGGGCAGCCATGACTTATGCCGCCACCGACGGCGACCTGTCCGGCCTGGCCGCCGCCAACTGCCAGCCACCGGCCAACGACCAGTGGCTGGTGGGTGCCCGGACAACTGTGGGGGCAACCGCCGTGCTGCAGCTGACCAACGCCTCGCAGACGGCCGCGGCGGTGGACCTGGAACTTTACGGTCCGGCGGGTCCGCTGGACGGGCCCGGGACGCGCGGCATTTCCGTTGCTCCCGGGCAGACCCGTTCGGTGGTCCTGGCCGGGCTGGCCGCGAACCAGGAGGCGCTGGCGGTCCGGGTCCGCAGCTCCGGCGGGCCTGTCTCGGCAGTGATCTCGCAGAGCCTGCTGCGCGGCCTGACCCCGGGCGGGGTGGAACTGATCCAGCCGACAACGGCGCCGCGGCCCAACCAGGTGGTCGGCGGCGTCTTCATCCAAAACCCGGAGGCAACCCGAAAGCTCGCAGCCGTCGACGGGTACGCGTCCGTGACTCCCTCCCTGCAGGTGGCCGTGCCAGGGGCAACAGACGCCGTGGTCAACGTGCGCGTTTTCTCAGCGGCCGGCGAAGTGAACCTTGAAGGCGGGGGCAGTTACAACGCCGCAGCCGGGACGGTGACCAAGCTGCCGTTGGATTCGCTGCCCGAGGGAACCTACACGCTGGACATTTCCTCCGACGTTTCCGTGGTGGCGGCCGCCGTCGTCACCCGCGGCACCGATGCCGGTGCAGGCACCGACCTGGCCGTGGCCAGTGCAGGGGAGCGGGTCGGCAGCGAGCACCTGGCCGTGCTGGCCTCGGCCAACACGGTTCTGTCCTTCGCTGCCCCCGCGGGAGCCGCGGAGCTCAGCCTCGCCGCCGTATCGGCGGACGGGTCGCTGCAGGCGGAAAAGATCCTGCCGTTGTCCGCAGGGTCCACCACGGCGGTCCTTCCGGCCGATCTGGGCACCTCGCCCGTCGCGGTCCTGGTCCGCGCCACCGGCGCACCGGTATACGGAGCGCAGGTGGTGACCGAAGGGGACAGGGGCCTCAGCGTGCTGGTCCTGCCCAAGGGCAATGCAGGCGCAAACAGGGTCCAGGTGGGCGTGGGGAACTAA
- a CDS encoding glycosyltransferase family 2 protein → MVSHNGARFLPETLSALTAQSRPADFCIGVDAGSTDASASLLQLGLPVGSPVIAAPARGGFGAAVKAGLAELPKRGGADRDPASEWIWLLHDDSAPAPGALEELLLAVERAPSVTIAGAKQVHWDNERRLMDVGISVNRWAERLTLIDADELDQGQYDSRSDIFAVNSAGMLIRRDAWDQLGGFDPALPGSGDDIDLCWRNRLAGNRVVVVPAAGVRHAGDRPNPAASEAAARRAEIFLRLKHAPLWQVPFLAVGAVLGGIGRFFLGMLAKDPGYAAASLVTSVAAVCRPLDLYRSRRRAASTRTRPRNAVNALRSTGREVREHRRTLTEAHTGPNGPGGEEYVPSGDASDDFAALEGSGRSWVGLGALAGALLLAAASLTGLHRLIGVPAASGGALLPLGPGVAGIWDAATGWWAQAGSGYPAHGDPFGFVLSLLAMAGFGNGNTAVLVLLMLALPLAGLSAWFAAGVFTQHRGLRFWAAVFWAAVPAFQTALGSGRLGSMIAHILLPLTVLAIARAVGAGKPAPGAGAGRAASWTAAAAAGLLLAVLTAAAPILFVLAVAAVLILTLALRRRARTLWWSLLPPAALLLPQVLSAAPDHLRAVLADPGVPLAFDRSEPWQQLLGYPVAFTVDGTLSGLLPQGPWNLVLALLIGAPVVVLAALGLFRTRTARLARLAWILAVTSLAVNAAASYLGTAATADSVVTAFAGPLVSATVLLLLGAALACAADVLPGSPAPVHARRPPRSRRSLAVVLGLVLAAGPAASLALWAVPQFTGNGFPGTAANGGPNDAGILPGLETAVQGAPARTLPATAADAGYGDAQSRSLVLHADADGNVTAVLMRGGGTTLEQLSTVSAARGLEGVPGTPGADDPATADLRRAVAVITAGTGVDPRAELARLGVAFVVLQESDTAAELLAGRMDSVPGLAAVGQTGAGWLWRVTEPLNDAGTETQSGLGARVRILNADGSTAAAVPSHTEEVRTTLEAGVQGRTLVLAERADDGWQATLDGRPLAATEGGWEQAFELPADGGELVVAYRSPWEPWVEALQVLVIGLTVLLALPTPGAGRTIRLPGKRHAGADAADSTAAGSSETDAAGPDGPAAAAPAEVPAQDGASPSPVRTGAGSGPENRTREGNQP, encoded by the coding sequence GTGGTTTCGCACAACGGCGCCCGGTTCCTTCCCGAGACACTATCCGCACTGACGGCACAGAGCAGGCCGGCAGATTTCTGCATCGGCGTTGACGCCGGCTCCACCGATGCAAGCGCTTCCCTGCTGCAGCTGGGCCTCCCCGTGGGCAGCCCAGTCATCGCCGCTCCCGCGCGCGGCGGGTTCGGCGCCGCGGTGAAAGCAGGGCTGGCCGAGCTCCCCAAGCGGGGCGGGGCCGACCGTGATCCGGCCAGTGAATGGATCTGGCTGCTCCACGATGATTCAGCACCCGCCCCCGGGGCGCTGGAGGAACTGCTCCTGGCCGTGGAGCGGGCGCCGTCGGTCACAATTGCGGGCGCCAAGCAGGTGCATTGGGATAACGAACGCCGCCTCATGGACGTGGGGATCAGCGTCAACCGCTGGGCCGAACGGCTCACCTTGATCGACGCCGACGAACTGGACCAGGGCCAATACGATTCGCGCAGCGATATCTTTGCCGTTAACTCGGCCGGTATGCTCATCCGCCGGGACGCCTGGGACCAACTGGGCGGATTCGACCCTGCCCTGCCCGGCAGCGGCGATGACATTGACCTTTGCTGGCGGAACAGGCTGGCCGGAAACCGCGTGGTGGTGGTTCCCGCCGCCGGAGTCCGCCATGCCGGCGACCGCCCCAACCCGGCGGCATCGGAAGCTGCCGCGCGCAGGGCCGAGATCTTCCTCCGGCTCAAGCACGCGCCGCTGTGGCAGGTGCCCTTCCTCGCCGTGGGGGCTGTCCTTGGCGGCATTGGCCGGTTCTTCCTGGGCATGCTGGCCAAGGATCCCGGATACGCCGCGGCGTCGCTGGTCACAAGCGTTGCCGCCGTCTGCCGCCCCTTGGATCTTTACCGTTCCCGCCGGCGTGCAGCCTCAACGAGGACACGCCCCCGCAACGCCGTGAACGCCCTGCGCAGCACCGGCAGGGAAGTGCGCGAACACCGCCGGACCCTGACCGAGGCACATACCGGTCCAAACGGTCCAGGCGGGGAAGAATACGTCCCCTCCGGTGACGCCAGTGATGACTTTGCCGCCCTTGAAGGATCCGGCCGCAGCTGGGTCGGCCTCGGCGCTCTGGCCGGGGCCCTGCTGCTGGCCGCAGCTTCCCTCACGGGCCTGCACCGCCTGATTGGCGTACCAGCTGCTTCCGGCGGCGCCCTCCTGCCCTTGGGCCCGGGGGTGGCTGGAATATGGGATGCGGCCACCGGATGGTGGGCACAGGCGGGCTCCGGTTACCCCGCCCACGGAGATCCTTTCGGGTTTGTGCTGTCCCTGCTGGCCATGGCCGGATTCGGCAACGGGAACACCGCCGTGCTCGTCCTGCTGATGCTCGCCCTGCCCCTGGCCGGGCTGAGTGCCTGGTTCGCGGCAGGGGTCTTTACTCAACATCGCGGCCTGCGGTTCTGGGCAGCTGTCTTCTGGGCCGCCGTACCCGCGTTCCAAACGGCCCTGGGCAGCGGACGGCTGGGCAGCATGATCGCCCACATCCTGCTTCCACTCACGGTCCTCGCCATTGCGCGTGCGGTGGGTGCCGGCAAGCCGGCGCCTGGCGCCGGCGCCGGGCGGGCAGCGTCCTGGACGGCAGCTGCCGCCGCCGGGCTGCTCCTGGCGGTCCTTACCGCAGCTGCGCCGATTCTCTTTGTCCTTGCGGTGGCCGCGGTCCTGATCCTGACGCTTGCCCTGCGCCGCCGTGCCCGGACCCTCTGGTGGTCCCTGCTCCCGCCTGCCGCGCTCCTGCTGCCGCAGGTACTGTCCGCCGCACCGGACCATCTGCGCGCTGTCCTGGCGGACCCCGGAGTCCCGCTGGCCTTTGACCGTTCCGAACCGTGGCAGCAGCTGCTGGGTTACCCCGTGGCGTTTACCGTTGACGGCACCCTTTCCGGCCTGCTCCCGCAGGGTCCGTGGAACCTGGTCCTGGCACTGCTGATCGGCGCGCCCGTGGTGGTGCTGGCCGCTCTCGGACTGTTCCGGACGAGGACGGCCCGGCTCGCCCGGCTGGCCTGGATCCTGGCTGTCACCTCACTGGCGGTTAACGCCGCGGCGTCCTACTTGGGTACGGCCGCCACTGCTGATTCCGTGGTCACCGCGTTCGCCGGCCCCCTGGTTTCAGCGACCGTGCTGCTGCTCCTGGGCGCCGCGCTGGCCTGCGCCGCGGATGTGCTGCCCGGTAGCCCCGCGCCGGTGCACGCGCGCCGGCCGCCGCGCAGCAGGCGTTCCCTTGCCGTGGTCCTCGGGCTTGTCCTGGCCGCCGGACCCGCCGCCAGCCTTGCCCTGTGGGCGGTCCCGCAGTTCACCGGCAATGGATTCCCCGGCACCGCCGCCAACGGCGGTCCAAACGACGCCGGCATCCTGCCGGGACTGGAAACCGCCGTGCAGGGCGCCCCCGCACGAACCCTCCCAGCCACGGCAGCCGATGCCGGCTACGGAGACGCCCAGTCCCGCAGCCTGGTCCTGCACGCCGACGCCGACGGGAATGTCACCGCCGTCCTTATGCGCGGCGGAGGCACCACACTGGAACAGCTCTCCACCGTTTCTGCCGCCCGCGGACTGGAAGGCGTTCCCGGCACGCCGGGCGCCGACGATCCGGCCACCGCGGACCTGCGCCGGGCCGTTGCGGTAATCACCGCCGGCACGGGAGTTGATCCGCGGGCTGAACTTGCCCGGCTCGGCGTGGCATTCGTGGTCCTGCAGGAGTCCGATACCGCAGCTGAGCTGCTGGCCGGCCGGATGGATTCCGTGCCCGGCCTGGCCGCCGTCGGCCAGACCGGCGCGGGCTGGCTGTGGCGCGTGACCGAGCCGCTCAACGATGCCGGGACCGAAACACAGTCGGGGCTGGGTGCGCGGGTGCGGATCCTGAACGCCGACGGCAGCACGGCAGCAGCTGTGCCCTCACATACTGAAGAGGTGCGCACCACCCTCGAGGCCGGTGTGCAGGGGCGCACACTTGTCCTGGCCGAACGCGCCGATGACGGCTGGCAGGCCACCCTGGACGGCCGTCCACTTGCGGCAACGGAGGGGGGCTGGGAACAGGCTTTTGAACTTCCGGCCGACGGCGGGGAACTGGTTGTTGCCTACCGCTCGCCCTGGGAGCCCTGGGTCGAGGCCTTGCAGGTGCTGGTCATTGGCCTGACCGTGCTGCTGGCACTGCCTACTCCGGGTGCCGGCAGGACAATCCGGCTGCCGGGCAAACGCCACGCGGGTGCCGATGCTGCGGACAGCACCGCCGCGGGCAGCAGCGAAACGGATGCCGCCGGACCGGACGGGCCGGCCGCGGCCGCCCCCGCTGAAGTTCCGGCGCAGGACGGCGCTTCGCCTTCCCCTGTCCGCACCGGTGCCGGCAGCGGGCCCGAAAACCGGACCCGGGAGGGGAACCAGCCATGA
- a CDS encoding metallopeptidase family protein, which yields MSMGSSLRVSLDDESGSAAVSSSGYWVRSFRQRRRNRHGRGLRGDLIPPHLAGARTRSERFDEWVLESAQRLERLWGERIQSYQFVVTEIPPRLEDLAREGGPIPLGAATASAPGRPAVITIYRHAVETSARGLVPVSELVHDVIVEQLAGLMGMDPETVDPAYGRFRPL from the coding sequence ATGTCCATGGGATCTTCGCTGCGGGTGAGCCTCGATGATGAGTCGGGTTCGGCTGCTGTGTCCTCGTCCGGCTACTGGGTCCGCTCCTTCCGGCAGCGCCGCCGCAACCGGCACGGCCGCGGGCTGCGCGGGGACCTGATTCCGCCGCATCTGGCCGGAGCACGTACCCGCTCCGAGCGGTTCGACGAGTGGGTCCTGGAATCCGCACAGCGCCTGGAACGGCTGTGGGGCGAGCGGATCCAGAGCTACCAGTTCGTGGTTACGGAAATCCCTCCCCGGCTGGAGGATCTGGCCCGCGAGGGCGGACCCATCCCGCTGGGCGCGGCCACCGCGTCCGCGCCCGGCCGCCCGGCGGTCATCACCATTTACCGGCACGCCGTGGAAACCTCGGCCCGGGGACTGGTTCCGGTCAGCGAACTGGTCCATGACGTGATCGTGGAACAGCTTGCCGGGCTGATGGGCATGGACCCGGAAACCGTGGATCCGGCCTACGGCAGGTTCCGTCCGCTGTAG